One segment of Cryptosporangium aurantiacum DNA contains the following:
- a CDS encoding LysE family translocator, which yields MIDLHLLALFTVATLVAMITPGPDMLFVLGCGMRGGPRAGLLATAGVATSEAIHVALAAAGLTALFAAVPVAFTVVRVVGGIYLIYLGVQIIRHRKGSTDDLPEGGGSISGRRAYLNGVATNLLNPKMVTFTIAFLPQFVDPSLGRIWLQFLILGVILIALEFLVDGAVGVLAGRIGGWLRARRAARRRIDVATGGLFIGLGVRLAAER from the coding sequence GATCACGCCCGGGCCCGACATGCTGTTCGTCCTCGGGTGCGGCATGCGGGGCGGCCCGCGGGCCGGGCTGCTCGCGACGGCGGGCGTGGCGACCAGCGAGGCGATCCACGTGGCGCTGGCCGCCGCCGGGCTGACCGCGCTGTTCGCCGCCGTACCGGTCGCGTTCACCGTCGTCCGGGTCGTCGGCGGGATCTACCTGATCTACCTCGGCGTCCAGATCATCCGGCACCGCAAGGGGAGCACCGACGACCTCCCGGAGGGCGGTGGTTCGATCTCGGGACGGCGTGCCTACCTCAACGGCGTGGCGACGAACCTGCTCAACCCGAAGATGGTGACGTTCACGATCGCGTTCCTGCCCCAGTTCGTCGACCCGTCGCTGGGGCGGATCTGGCTGCAGTTCCTCATCCTCGGCGTCATCCTGATCGCGCTGGAGTTCCTGGTCGACGGCGCGGTCGGCGTACTCGCCGGACGGATCGGCGGGTGGCTCCGGGCCCGGCGAGCGGCCCGGCGCCGGATCGACGTCGCCACCGGCGGCCTGTTCATCGGCCTCGGCGTCCGCCTCGCCGCCGAGCGCTAA